CTGTAATACAagtcaatataattttaatatttttactaataagAAAACACTAACTATATAACtagttcacaaaaaaaaagataacagaCTCAATTAGTTTCTTAGATAAACTTTAATTAATactttatactattaaaaaaaaactatacataCCTGTGGGGCTACAACAATGTAGCCATGAGAAGCTACGTGGGTAATAACATCAGAGTAGAAGTAGTTACGAAGATAGAATCCATGGAAGAATAAGACGACGGGGTAAGTTCCGGCGACTGTTGGGGAGGTGATTATTACAGGCTTTGGAGGTGCGGTCAAATCGTTTGCCGACGGATCTGCGGGGATCACGGTTGTTGGAAGGCTGCCTTTCTCAAACTCCAAAGGAGTTGCCGCCGAGTAAAACGTCTCACTCTCCTCCTTCCCCGCCATTTGTATTATATTGGGAAAAGAGTGTGTTAAGACGTATGATTTATAGAAATGTTGATGAATGTCTCGAGGTGTCTCTAGTTGTTACTATATAGGAGAACTCCGAGAATagtatgtgattttttttttcttatccatTTTTCGTTCAGTGGTTCTTGGCTTCTCGTAGCAAAACTCAACATGTGATTCGAAGTATCTATGAATCCGACAAATGCAAAAAGAGCACGTGATTTTCATTGTTCCAATTGTTACAAGTTGGTTAGAAAATTAGTGTGCGTGATTTGATTGTTTTCTTGCCTAGACGCCATGCAAGGTCAAACTGCTTGCCCTACCAACCGCCTCCCTTGGTTTTGATCGACGGCCATCTCCGTCAACTATTTGAAACTGCTCGCAGCCGTTGGATCCCAATCTATGTGTTACACGTAGCATCTTCACATGCCTCTGTTTCAATCATTCGGAAGGAATCCTAGTTGGTCTGTTGAGTCCTTCGTTGCtgaatttgttatatatatatatatagattttagaaTCACGGATAATTTCTCTCTTGtatatatttgacattttaaatgTTGATTTGCCTTGAACTTATATAAAGTAGAAAAATCTAATCAGTTAGCATTGCATGTTATATATATCACGTGTTTTTTCAATAATCTGAAAAATCATTTGACCTTTAGCTAATAAAATACTGTAGCCTTCTTTAAATGGTGACGATAAAAATATGTAGAATTTATAATCGAGCACCAAAAGCTCCAGGTCCAAGTCTTTTATGAAATGGCACTTTGGTTCCATTAGCTCCAAGTGGAGTAGCCCCTTAGCCAGGGATGATATTTAAACGATGCCAAACGTTTCAGAAATGGCATCATCTATGGGAACTGATGCAAAATCTAATAATGGTAATTCTCACAGACTGATGCCATGCACTTTCTTGTCGTGATTCAGCAGTCTTGGCCGCCTGATCCGTGCTTAAAACGGGTTGTCCATCTTCTCGACAATGCTTTGTAGTCCCGACTTGTACGAAGGATGGAGCAATTTGACTCCTAGTTTATCCTTCATATGTTGGTTACTAACTCGTTTTTCGCCTCTCAGTGAACTCTGCTCCCGAGACTCATACAGAAACGGTTTCGTTTCGATCTTCCTTTTCCAACGTTTTTCAATCAACTCCAAGGCGTATTGGAACACCTCTTCTCTTGGTGCTGGATCATCATCGACGATGTTGTAGATCTCTCTGCCATAAAAAGGTCATATTTGATTTCACAAACAAACTGAACATGAAGTAGCATATACCtatacatgtatatgtataCCTCGATGATGGGTTTTCAATGGAAGCTTGAAGAGCTTGGCATATATCTTGAACATGGACTCTGGAGGTGAATCTACGGGACGCTCTTCTCAGTTGAGTTTCAGACAAATGCTCCCGCTTTAACAAAGTGTCAATCGCACTGCAGCAAGAAAACATTTCCTTTTTGAGAGTCAGTCTTTAAAAAACTAATTCCTTGGAGGCAAtaagaggaagaagcagaaggtgTGAAAGACAACCTGCGACCAGGTCCATAGATACCACCAAGTCGAAGGACTTGAGTAGAAAGACCAAGATCACTCCCCAAGCTCAACCATCCTTCCTCTGCAGCTAGCCTTATCTTAGCTGACTGTGTTTTAGGATTAGGGGGATCACTACAAGATTGATTGATTTAGACTcattatgacaaaaaaaagagcagcagtatgagaaaaaaaaaaaaaaatgtactcTTCAGTGACCCAAGCACCACCATAGTCTCCATAAACACCTACAAGAAATCAATCTTTaacccaaattaaaaaaaaaaacaaagaaaagaagaagaagaagaaaagcagGTTCTTTACATACTTGTTGAAGAGAGATAACAAAGCCATTGAAGATTTCCACTCGAGAGCTTCTCTCTGACAAGTTCTACATTCCGCAACatcttttgaccaaaacaaGATAAACTTTTGTCAGTTTAAGTCAGTTAAGGCAAAAAGAGAtacgataaaaaaaaaaggcagaggaaagaaaagtaaaaacCGGATCACCAATGTCAGCTAGAGGTGGAATGGAAACGAGCAGGTGAGTGTAATCTTTCACTGTTTCTAGCAACCTCCATCTGATTATTTGGTTAACAagtaaaccaaattaaaaaaaatcagattcagagatttactactactactactactaacATGGAGTAAAAGTGATGTGTTACTGAGGTGAATCAGCAGAAAATAGGTGAAGATCGATTCCTTTCTTCTCCCACTCTTTCTTCTTCGATTCACTCCTGCAAGTCCCTGAAACCAACCTGAACCACCACCAACAAGAGTGTGTGAAAAAGAGCTATAAATATCTGATTGATTATCAATTCATCATCatatgaagaagagagaaattgatagcattaccaatctgcTTCTTTGAGCTTTTCCGCGAAGAATCCTCCGACGAATCCCGTCCCGAGAATGAACATCCGGTTCCGGGACTCTGAATCCGGTGTACCGAATCGAGAGTCGCTGGTTGCTGATAACGGCCGGCAGAAGTTGATTCTGCTACGATTGGAGAAGTTTAGTGGTGTAGGATTGAAACGGAGAGGAATCTCCGGCGTCAACTGAAAAACCTCCATTGACATCGGAGGTGGACTCACGATGACACTTTATGCAGTCCCTGTTGAAAAAAAGAGAGGGGACTGAGCGCCGTTTCGTTTACAGAACGTCGAACAGCGCGTCGTTTCTATGATCCAGTAAATAATTATAGAATCAGAAAGCCAATCGAAAAGATCGTCTCTGACAAGATACGGGTCACATGTTATTGAATCGGCATTGTGTTGTTAGCACTTGAGTTATGAAAAAGAGCTCTCAAATCTTTCTAACATGTTAAATGAAATGGTGTTCACACTTTTGTAAGAGTATTTCTTTACACCACCACCTTGAACCATATACACACATCAATATCTCAATATTTGGGGGTTTATACACAAAAGAAACCTACATATCTGCTTTATATGCCCCCCACAGATATGGGTGGTGTGTATTATATATGCCTAAACTATAAAGTTGCAAAACAAGCACATTCCTTGCGCTTCAACAATCAATGCCCTCCTCTTGTTATCAAACAGCAAAGTCGTGCAAGTGATGGGCATTGGAGAATCTACTGTCTTGCTGGTTGTTCCCGCCAATGTTGTTGTAACGGTAATCCTCCTCCATAACATACCCTTGATAGTTGTTCAGTAGCGTCTCGTAATCCCCTGACCGGTTCACCTCTTGTTGTTTTGGCTCATCTGATGAGAAGCCAATGTTTGCTGTGTCTGCAGATGGATAAGCGGTGTTATTGTTATCTTCCGGTTGCTGCTGCGACGACGAGGAGTCTTCTTGGTTTGTGATGTTAGGTTCTTGAGAAGACTTGGAGATACGTAACTCAGACTCATCACTAAACTCTTGTTTATAAATATCTTCGATCATCGGTTTCCATAGACGAACTCTCGCGTTTATGAACCAATTAGCAacctaaaaaaattacatatcaGAGAAAGTAAGATGACTCAAAACAGAACACGAAAGTTACCAAAAAGTTCAGTTTTTTACCTGGTTTTTAGACAGTCCTGTCTGTTTTGCAAGCATCATTTTCTCAGAATCTTTCGGATATCTACAAATAAACGTTCTgtaatctttaaactcaaaaaaagGCTGTGACTTgcgagagaagaaaagaaaaaacacatacGGATGAAGGAAATGTTCGAAGAGCCAAGCGCGAAGAGCAGAGACAGAGTTCTCAGGGAGACCTCTCTGAGGCCTCCAGGACGGTCGAACCATTCCAATCTGTTGATGGAAAGCTCTCTGCTGTCTCAACCGTTGATCTAAGTACCTCAGCCTCGGTAtcctctctcctcctcctcctccttgctgctgctgctgctcatCTAACGACAACTCTCCTCCTCCTTTCTCCCCAAGCTTCTCTCTGACGATCTGAATCTGCTCCTCTATCGTGTCCCGGAGAGAGCGGAAACTGCGAGAGATTTTGTTGAGAGCCACTGATGTGTAAGGCTTAGATGCTCCGAATCCTGCTACTATCTCGAACGATGAAGCTAATGCCTCCATTTGATGGTAGTACTGGTTGTATCTTTTATCTACCTGCAAACCATTATTATTACACAAACCAAAGCACTATTATAGCCAAAGCATATACTCAGAACTTAAGTTTTAAGAGATGTGAGTTGAGTTAGTTACCTCATCAACCATTGCCAGAAGCTTGTTCTTCTTGTTCTGAAGCTCTGTTGTAGACAACTCTCCACTTTCTGTATCCTTGGTGGAATCATTGTTAAAGTCttgacctttcttcttcttatttctcATCTCTTTCTTGACACTAACCATTTCTTCCAGCAAACTCTGAGCCGGTTTAAGATACCGAGAACGCAACACGCTGCTCATCATAAACCCTCCCGACGTTTCGTTGTACCGATAATTGTTGTAGAGTCCTGCAGCATAACCGGAGGAAGGATTAGATTGACACAACAACAGCAACGACGACATCATCTCTTTGCTCTTTTCCTCCTCCAAGTTAAACGGCGGCGTTTCTTTAACCGAGATTGAAGGATTATTCGGGGTGAAACCCAATTGGTGGTGGTGGTATTGCTGGTGGTGGTGAAACGAAGGAAGAGAGATTTGATTGCCGAGGGTTAGAGACAGTCCTTGACCGTCGTGAAAGCTTTGATCGCTGCTCGAAACGGTGCCGTTGAGATTCTGAAGACCCGTTACTACTCCGGTGGTTCCGGTGGTTGGTGGAATGAAAACCATCTCGTTTCGAACATGTTCGGAGGAGGAAGAcgcttcttgttgttgttgttgatggtTGAGAAAGATTGGTTCTTGCTGGTAATAATTGACATTACTTGAGTAATAAACCtccatggttttttttttcgtttatttAACGGCCCTTTTGTTTTAGTGACTTTGCAGGAATTTTGTTACAGTGGACCATCTTTAGTTCAATGAGTTTGGTCGGAAAAGGAGTTcctgcaaaaataaaataaaagagaggAAGAGTGGTCTGAGATGAAGTTAAATCATCTTTTTGGTGCGAATTCTTAACAGTCTGGAAAGCAACAACATTTCTGAGGATTAAGGTCAAATTCTTGATAAAGCAAAAGGTTTTTTTTGGTCAGGAACAAAGAAACCCAGAAAACCTAATTCAGGATTTGTGTAAATCAAAGAggaaaaattgaataaaatgcAGACTAAAAGAGGTTGTGTAGCTCAACTCAGTGACTCAAAAGCAGAGAAAAAGATCAATTATTACatacttataaaaaaaagtaaagtgttttttctcttttttcttttgatgattTCATCTTCATAGgaaatttttctaaaaaggaaggtcgaaaatatgaaaaatataaagtaaaaaaaaagaaaaataaatacagCGCAGATCAACAATCATAGAGAATCAAGAATCAAAAACTTGGACTAAAAGAGAAACTACCTGCACGAGAAAATGAGACTTTGAAAaccctacaaaaaaaaagagagagattgtTGTGATGAGTGTGGATGTGGCTGCTCTATCAGGAAACACAAAAGCGAAGGAGTTTCCAACAGTccaagacaaaaagaaaagacttgAGACCCAATCCCGAGAGAGGAAAACAATTAATATTGGAAATTCccaaatgaacaaaaaaaaaattcaatccaCAAGAACAAAAccaattctcttttttttttgatcattGGTTTAAACAAACTCATATTCTTCATATTCTTATCATTGGGACATCTAGACACCAACccaatttttaaattcaaacttTGCTATGCAATATATCAACAATAAAATAATGACACCACCggaaatttttaaattcaaacttGGCTATGCAATATATCAACAATAAAATAATGACACTACCGGAATTTTTTGACAAACGCTACCTGtaatttttaatcttttctgGTGGAAGTTTCTGTACCTTATGAGTCGAgtgtaaattaattaattgattCTTTTTGTGCCAGCCATTCCTATATAAACACGTGAGAACATATAAATCACTAATCGTCATTGGCCTGACGCATACCAGTGActaaatacaaaaagaaacaaaacgtTTGAAGGCAATAATGCAATGGTAataccatatattttttttgaattacacAGAGGTATCTTGGCCTCACAGAaatggtccagactagtcacgtgttgccacatgtcggtcttctatccctggcgatgccgaaatgttaattccccagtggccAGAATTCGAACTCAGGTGGCAaaactcacagctgtgaactctttaccaactgagctagaaaCCCCGGTTTAATACTATATATTAGTGAATAGTGTTTGATGTTAGTATAtgaaaataacattataaaataaaaaaggaaaaatctaACTATATATTTAGAGGAATATACTAAACTGGtctaaagaagaagaggatgaaagaaaaaacaaaggtGGGTGGGTTCAATTGAAGGATTAAATGACTTAACAACCAGTTGGTGAGTCCCTCCTTACTCTACTGTTATACCCAATTTTCTCTAAGTTTCTTGTctttttcatatctttttaGCTAGATATACACCTATATATATTTCAGTCTATTAGTATATGTTTCTATTTGCATATTCCGTAATGCATAAAATACgtaaatactatttttatagCTACACCAATGTGATGTATAAAAGGACAAATGTATAGTTTTTGAGAGAGATGATTCTATTGATTTTGTTCCCACGTGGATGTTgatttatattcaaaatataatagagGCAGTTAGCTGATGAGGAAAGtattaaatgtaataaaaatcTGAGATGGTTGATTTCATTGGTTTTAAAATGTAACTagatttttcacttttatgaaatatattatttgtttgtaattattgaatttatttattttaataaaattttctttataataaattcgacacatagagtatctctggtaaactatgtatttctctagttttattttattcgctcttcaatcaacatatttatttggcttgttgttaaaataagtGATTATAGACTTTAATCTCTGCACCTCCTCggatgtatatttaaaaaaatatgatgatatttgtttttcatgtaattattagggtttggcaaaatgaatccgaggaacagaattgataccaatccgtaaatatagtaccaaacctgaacataaattgattaaatattcgaattattcaaaatttagttagttagagaaccgaatcggatccgaaccgaagtattcgtgtacctgaaattatctaaaaatagatttatatacttatatattaattatttttatatttaacgtatataaaacatcaagaattatacttttaaattagtttaaaatacttgaaaatgtatatagataatcaaaaacaaatatctaaaatagttaaagtatactcaaatcaccaaaaatacttaaaataattattgatttcgtatccaaaattttaaatcaaaccaatcactacaaaaaaaacattgtttagcatcatttattttctatttttgcattacttataaatgatgtaaaagaATTTTGCATCACTTAAATAAAtgactctgaaagtggtgatgcaaataatttgtatcattttatttgaaaattgatgtgaaaaaact
The Raphanus sativus cultivar WK10039 chromosome 1, ASM80110v3, whole genome shotgun sequence DNA segment above includes these coding regions:
- the LOC108838067 gene encoding uncharacterized protein LOC108838067, translated to MSMEVFQLTPEIPLRFNPTPLNFSNRSRINFCRPLSATSDSRFGTPDSESRNRMFILGTGFVGGFFAEKLKEADWLVSGTCRSESKKKEWEKKGIDLHLFSADSPQWRLLETVKDYTHLLVSIPPLADIGDPMLRNVELVREKLSSGNLQWLCYLSSTSVYGDYGGAWVTEDDPPNPKTQSAKIRLAAEEGWLSLGSDLGLSTQVLRLGGIYGPGRSAIDTLLKREHLSETQLRRASRRFTSRVHVQDICQALQASIENPSSREIYNIVDDDPAPREEVFQYALELIEKRWKRKIETKPFLYESREQSSLRGEKRVSNQHMKDKLGVKLLHPSYKSGLQSIVEKMDNPF
- the LOC108861268 gene encoding BEL1-like homeodomain protein 10, producing the protein MEVYYSSNVNYYQQEPIFLNHQQQQQEASSSSEHVRNEMVFIPPTTGTTGVVTGLQNLNGTVSSSDQSFHDGQGLSLTLGNQISLPSFHHHQQYHHHQLGFTPNNPSISVKETPPFNLEEEKSKEMMSSLLLLCQSNPSSGYAAGLYNNYRYNETSGGFMMSSVLRSRYLKPAQSLLEEMVSVKKEMRNKKKKGQDFNNDSTKDTESGELSTTELQNKKNKLLAMVDEVDKRYNQYYHQMEALASSFEIVAGFGASKPYTSVALNKISRSFRSLRDTIEEQIQIVREKLGEKGGGELSLDEQQQQQGGGGGERIPRLRYLDQRLRQQRAFHQQIGMVRPSWRPQRGLPENSVSALRAWLFEHFLHPYPKDSEKMMLAKQTGLSKNQVANWFINARVRLWKPMIEDIYKQEFSDESELRISKSSQEPNITNQEDSSSSQQQPEDNNNTAYPSADTANIGFSSDEPKQQEVNRSGDYETLLNNYQGYVMEEDYRYNNIGGNNQQDSRFSNAHHLHDFAV